A region from the Vicia villosa cultivar HV-30 ecotype Madison, WI linkage group LG3, Vvil1.0, whole genome shotgun sequence genome encodes:
- the LOC131660836 gene encoding (S)-8-oxocitronellyl enol synthase CYC2-like, translating into MSWWWSGAIGAAKKKQDEDEAPRGFQNVALVIGVTGIVGNSLAEILPLSDTPGGRWKVYGVARRPRPSWNEDHPVEYIQCDITDPQDSETKLSVLTDVTHIFYVCWASRPTEAENCEVNGSMLRNVLTAVIPNAPNLRHVSLQTGGKHYKGSFESFGKIKDHEPPYTEDMPRLDTNNFYYTLEDVLFEETAKKEGVSWSVHRPLIIFGFSPYSMMNILGTLSVYAAICKHEGVPLRFPGTKLAWENYYMASDADLIAEQHIWAAVDPNAKNEAFNCSNGDVFRWKQLWTVLAEQFEIEEYGFDEEGPRLRLSELMKDKGPVWDEIVEKHQLQPNKLEQVAEWWFADLSFGGTGFTDSMNKSKEHGFFGFRNTKNSVINWIEKTRAYKIVP; encoded by the exons ATGAGCTGGTGGTGGTCCGGAGCTATTGGCGCTGCCAAG AAGAAACAGGATGAAGATGAAGCACCAAGAGGCTTCCAAAACGTGGCCTTAGTGATCGGCGTCACCGGCATCGTTGGCAACAGTCTGGCTGAAATTCTACCTCTATCCGACACCCCCGGCGGAAGATGGAAAGTCTACGGCGTTGCCCGCCGTCCACGACCCTCCTGGAACGAAGATCACCCAGTCGAATACATCCAGTGCGACATCACCGATCCACAAGACTCCGAAACCAAACTCTCCGTTCTCACCGACGTCACACACATCTTCTACGTCTGTTGGGCAAGCCGTCCCACCGAAGCAGAAAACTGCGAAGTTAACGGCTCTATGTTACGCAACGTCCTCACCGCCGTCATCCCAAACGCTCCGAACCTCCGCCATGTCTCACTTCAAACCGGCGGAAAACACTACAAAGGCTCATTTGAATCCTTCGGCAAGATCAAGGACCATGAACCACCGTACACGGAGGATATGCCGCGTTTGGATACTAACAATTTTTATTACACTCTGGAAGATGTTTTGTTTGAAGAAACAGCGAAAAAGGAGGGTGTGAGTTGGTCTGTTCATAGACCTCTTATCATCTTTGGTTTCTCACCTTACAGTATGATGAACATTCTCGGAACTTTATCTGTTTACGCTGCGATTTGTAAACACGAGGGTGTTCCTTTGAGATTTCCAGGAACGAAGTTAGCTTGGGAGAATTACTACATGGCTTCTGATGCAGATTTGATAGCTGAGCAACATATTTGGGCTGCGGTGGATCCTAATGCAAAGAACGAAGCTTTTAACTGCAGCAACGGGGATGTGTTCAGGTGGAAGCAGTTATGGACAGTTTTGGCGGAACAGTTTGAGATTGAGGAGTATGGTTTCGACGAGGAAGGTCCTCGTTTGAGGTTGTCGGAGTTGATGAAGGATAAAGGTCCTGTTTGGGATGAGATTGTTGAGAAGCATCAGCTTCAGCCTAATAAGCTTGAACAAGTTGCTGAGTGGTGGTTTGCGGATCTTAGTTTTGGAGGAACTGGGTTTACTGATAGTATGAACAAGTCGAAAGAGCATGGGTTTTTTGGGTTCAGGAACACTAAGAATTCTGTTATCAATTGGATTGAGAAGACTAGAGCTTACAAGATTGTGCCATGA